Proteins from a single region of Hordeum vulgare subsp. vulgare chromosome 6H, MorexV3_pseudomolecules_assembly, whole genome shotgun sequence:
- the LOC123401816 gene encoding uncharacterized protein LOC123401816, protein MGAARGRVAALLVAALLLGAFAPPASAASYPAKVVSGFLSNAASAVLKRLWSLKSTAKTASGAKSMVKYEGGYTVETVFDGSKLGIEPYAVEVTQGGELLVMDSMNSNIYRIALPLSRYSRPKLVAGSPEGIPGHIDGRLREAKMNHPKGFTVDGRGNIYVADAMNMAVRKISDTGVTTIAGGKSSRGGHVDGPSDDAKFSTDFEVRYIASSCSLLVIDRGNQAIREIQLNFDDCVYQYEAGFPLGVALLLAAGFFGYMLALLQRRVLGMVSTEDELQTPMKASIASIPPYQIQKPLKPSLRPPLIPNEDESEKPEVEEGFFTSLGKLIGGAKSSVAEIVGAAFSRKKRPSVHHYQQGRSGSWPVQESYAIPRDETPPVVDTRTPTPRKNYAFMSKEPEKIHHIRQGRAPYNGWNNGESPQQQQQQQQQQHQQVHHQQYLQHNRQYSLGPQTFYEPSCEATNEIVFGAVQEVDSARRAVEIKPVNYGDAAAYEQSGLRYRSGGYMG, encoded by the exons ATGGGCGCTGCAAGGGGACGCGTCGCGGCGCTGCTCGTGGCCGCGCTCCTGCTCGGCGCCTTCGCCCCTCCGGCGTCCGCGGCGTCGTACCCCGCGA AGGTGGTGAGCGGGTTCCTCTCCAATGCGGCGTCGGCGGTGCTGAAGCGGCTGTGGTCGCTCAAATCGACGGCCAAGACAG CGAGTGGAGCCAAGTCCATGGTGAAGTACGAGGGCGGGTACACCGTGGAGACGGTCTTCGACGGCAGCAAGCTGGGGATCGAGCCGTACGCCGTGGAGGTCACCCAGGGTGGCGAGCTGCTCGTCATGGACTCCATGAACAGCAACATCTACAGGATCGCGCTGCCGCTGTCCCGAT ATAGCAGACCAAAGCTTGTTGCTGGTTCACCAGAAGGAATTCCTGGTCATATTGATGGGAGGCTGCGAGAGGCGAAGATGAACCATCCAAAGGGATTTACGGTGGACGGCAGGGGTAACATATACGTGGCTGATGCTATGAACATGGCTGTTAGAAAGATCAGTGATACAG GAGTTACAACTATTGCTGGTGGGAAATCAAGCAGAGGAGGGCATGTTGATGGACCAAGTGACGATGCAAAATTTTCTACTGATTTTGAAGTCCGTTACATTGCCAGTAGTTGCTCCCTTTTGGTGATTGACAGAGGAAATCAAGCTATTCGGGAGATTCAGCTCAACTTTGATGACTGTGTGTACCAGTATGAAGCTGGTTTTCCCCTAG GGGTAGCACTGCTTCTTGCTGCTGGTTTCTTCGGCTACATGCTTGCGTTGCTCCAACGCCGGGTTTTAGGGATGGTATCAACAGAAGAT GAACTCCAGACTCCGATGAAAGCCAGCATCGCAAGCATCCCTCCATACCAGATTCAGAAGCCGCTAAAGCCTTCCCTTCGACCCCCGCTAATCCCAAACGAGGATGAATCCGAGAAACCAGAAGTGGAAGAGGGGTTCTTCACGTCACTCGGCAAGCTAATCGGAGGAGCAAAATCATCCGTTGCAGAGATCGTCGGTGCAGCATTTTCCAGGAAGAAGCGCCCAAGCGTCCACCACTATCAGCAGGGCAGATCAGGCTCCTGGCCAGTGCAAGAAAGCTACGCCATCCCACGCGACGAGACGCCTCCGGTGGTGGACACGAGGACACCAACCCCTCGCAAGAACTACGCTTTCATGTCCAAGGAGCCTGAGAAGATCCACCACATCCGGCAGGGCCGGGCTCCATACAACGGCTGGAACAACGGAGAATCgcctcagcagcagcagcagcagcagcagcagcaacatcagCAGGTGCATCACCAGCAGTACCTGCAGCACAACAGGCAGTACTCCCTGGGGCCGCAGACGTTCTACGAGCCGAGCTGCGAGGCGACGAACGAGATCGTCTTTGGAGCGGTGCAGGAGGTGGATAGCGCACGCCGCGCCGTGGAGATCAAGCCGGTTAACTATGGCGACGCGGCGGCCTACGAGCAGAGCGGGCTGCGCTACCGCAGCGGCGGCTACATGGGCTGA